One Nostoc sp. UHCC 0302 DNA window includes the following coding sequences:
- a CDS encoding DUF362 domain-containing protein: MQTQKPSVSLIRANSYEREALRESLTTLLEPLGGIAAFVKKGDRVLLKPNLLTGARPTKECTTRAELVHEVAQMVIEAGGKPFLGDSPAFGSAKGVAIANGYQPILEELNLPIIDFHGKRYQSISENFNHLLLSKEAMEADVVINLPKVKSHMQLTITLGVKNLFGCVPGKMKAWWHMEAGKDANRFGEMLVETAKAINPNLTILDGIIGHEGNGPSNGEPRQLGILAAAGNVFALDRAILEILNVPPEQVPTVAASQRLGVCPELAAIEFPHLHPDSLKIDDWQLPDKLMPIDFGMPRVIKSTFKHLYTRFIKEPISAYSKP, from the coding sequence ATGCAGACTCAAAAACCATCTGTCAGCCTCATCCGGGCTAATTCCTACGAACGAGAAGCCTTACGGGAATCTTTAACCACATTGCTAGAACCTTTAGGGGGAATAGCAGCTTTTGTAAAAAAAGGCGATCGCGTTTTACTCAAACCCAATTTGCTTACAGGAGCGCGTCCTACTAAAGAGTGTACCACCCGCGCCGAACTGGTTCACGAAGTTGCTCAGATGGTAATTGAGGCTGGTGGTAAGCCATTTTTAGGGGATAGTCCGGCTTTTGGCAGTGCTAAGGGAGTAGCAATAGCAAATGGCTATCAACCGATTTTAGAAGAACTGAATCTGCCAATTATTGACTTTCATGGCAAGCGTTATCAAAGTATCAGCGAAAATTTTAACCACCTACTGCTAAGCAAAGAGGCAATGGAAGCTGATGTAGTGATTAACCTACCCAAAGTCAAATCACATATGCAGCTGACAATAACGTTAGGAGTAAAAAACCTCTTTGGTTGCGTCCCTGGCAAAATGAAAGCTTGGTGGCACATGGAAGCTGGGAAAGACGCGAACCGATTTGGTGAAATGTTAGTAGAAACTGCCAAAGCAATCAACCCAAATTTAACCATCTTAGATGGCATTATTGGTCATGAAGGTAACGGCCCAAGTAACGGTGAACCTCGTCAACTAGGTATTTTAGCAGCCGCAGGAAATGTATTTGCTTTAGATCGGGCAATCTTGGAAATCCTCAATGTCCCACCCGAACAAGTACCCACCGTTGCAGCTTCCCAAAGGCTAGGAGTTTGTCCAGAACTTGCTGCCATAGAGTTTCCGCACCTACATCCAGACTCATTAAAAATAGATGACTGGCAACTACCAGATAAATTGATGCCTATCGACTTTGGTATGCCTCGCGTCATTAAGTCTACCTTTAAGCATCTTTACACTCGTTTTATCAAAGAACCAATCAGCGCTTATAGTAAACCTTAA
- a CDS encoding inorganic diphosphatase, translating to MNLSRIPAQPKPGVINILIEIAGGSKNKYEFDKDLEAFALDRVLYSSVQYPYDYGFVPNTLAEDGDPLDGMVIIDEPTFPGCVIAARPIGFLEMIDGGDRDEKILAVPDKDPRYAQVKSLNDIAPHRLDEIAEFFRSYKNLEKKVTEILGWQDVDQVKPLVEKSVRAFKG from the coding sequence GTGAATTTATCTCGGATTCCTGCCCAACCTAAACCAGGTGTAATTAACATTCTGATTGAAATTGCAGGCGGGAGCAAAAATAAATACGAATTCGACAAAGACTTAGAAGCTTTTGCTCTAGACCGGGTACTTTATTCCTCAGTACAGTATCCATATGACTACGGCTTTGTACCTAATACTTTGGCTGAAGATGGCGATCCATTAGATGGTATGGTAATTATCGACGAGCCAACCTTTCCAGGCTGCGTGATTGCAGCACGACCGATTGGCTTCTTGGAGATGATTGACGGTGGCGATCGCGATGAAAAAATCCTTGCTGTACCGGACAAAGATCCCCGCTACGCTCAAGTAAAATCTCTTAACGACATAGCACCACACCGCTTGGATGAAATTGCTGAGTTTTTCCGTAGTTATAAAAATTTGGAAAAAAAGGTAACTGAAATTCTCGGTTGGCAAGATGTTGACCAAGTAAAACCTCTAGTAGAAAAGTCCGTTAGAGCTTTTAAGGGATAA
- the panD gene encoding aspartate 1-decarboxylase has translation MQRTLLLGKIHNCTLTGANLHYVGSISIDQILLDKAGILPYEQVQVVNNANGQRFITYAIPAPANSGIIELNGAAARLGIIGDRLIIMTYGQFTPEELKNYSPTVVIVDEKNRLLEVRRYDDLLSNV, from the coding sequence ATGCAGCGCACTCTCCTTTTAGGAAAAATTCATAACTGCACCCTTACGGGGGCGAATCTTCACTACGTTGGCAGTATCAGCATTGATCAAATCCTGTTAGACAAAGCTGGCATCTTACCTTATGAGCAGGTACAAGTAGTCAATAATGCCAATGGGCAACGCTTTATTACTTATGCGATCCCGGCTCCAGCTAATTCAGGAATCATTGAGTTAAATGGTGCTGCGGCACGTCTAGGCATTATTGGCGATCGCTTGATTATAATGACTTACGGGCAGTTCACTCCAGAAGAGTTAAAAAATTACTCTCCTACAGTAGTCATTGTGGACGAAAAAAACCGACTATTAGAAGTGCGGCGTTACGATGACCTGCTCAGTAACGTCTAA
- a CDS encoding MBL fold metallo-hydrolase produces MSNFEMSGSQNYITEKSTNLQSSLAGEFQVQFWGVRGLIATPSKNTSRYGGNTPCVEIRVAGKNLIFDGGTGLRILGKTWQQLQQPLEAHLFFTNCQSNRIQGFPFFAPAFIADNSFHIYGTAASNGASIKQCLYDQMLQPHFPYPLQVMQSELQFYNLTPDKEVKLDDVIITTSLINNTQRSIGYRVTWQQYSLAYITDLYPSPDEVERERILELIKGVDLLIANATYIPPTAHNHDSPDLLWQTAVNVADSAEVQRLVISHHHPDDHDDFLDQVQSEVQCVFPKTLLASEGLILPVV; encoded by the coding sequence ATGTCAAACTTTGAGATGTCGGGTTCCCAGAACTACATAACTGAAAAGTCAACTAACCTGCAAAGTAGCCTAGCAGGTGAATTTCAAGTCCAATTTTGGGGAGTACGGGGTTTGATTGCCACCCCAAGCAAGAATACCAGCCGCTATGGTGGAAACACCCCTTGTGTAGAAATACGTGTGGCTGGGAAAAACTTGATTTTTGATGGTGGTACTGGCTTACGCATACTGGGTAAAACTTGGCAGCAACTGCAACAGCCACTAGAAGCCCATTTATTTTTTACAAACTGCCAATCAAACCGTATTCAAGGCTTTCCCTTTTTCGCCCCTGCATTTATTGCAGATAATTCTTTCCACATTTACGGCACAGCTGCCTCAAATGGAGCCTCAATCAAACAATGTTTGTATGACCAGATGCTCCAACCACACTTTCCTTATCCTTTACAGGTAATGCAATCGGAATTGCAGTTTTACAATCTGACTCCAGACAAGGAAGTGAAACTAGATGATGTCATCATTACAACTTCATTAATCAATAATACTCAGCGGTCAATCGGTTACCGAGTTACTTGGCAACAATATAGTCTTGCCTACATCACGGATTTGTACCCAAGCCCAGATGAAGTAGAGCGGGAGAGGATTTTAGAGTTAATTAAAGGCGTCGATTTGCTGATTGCTAATGCTACTTACATCCCGCCAACAGCTCACAACCACGACTCGCCTGATTTACTCTGGCAAACTGCGGTGAATGTCGCTGATAGTGCTGAGGTGCAACGGCTAGTGATTTCTCACCACCACCCAGATGACCACGATGATTTTCTTGACCAAGTTCAAAGCGAGGTTCAATGTGTCTTTCCTAAAACTCTACTAGCTAGCGAAGGTTTAATATTACCTGTAGTGTAA
- a CDS encoding anthranilate phosphoribosyltransferase family protein — protein MSNIFRQFLQKVGSGNHTGENLTRADAAAATKMMLLGEATPAQIGAFLIAHRIKRPTGEELAGMLDAYDELGPKLQPIASARPAIALGIPYDGRTRTAPISHVTALLLAAAGQPVVMHGGDRFPTKYGLPLIEIWQGLGVDWTPLPLAKTQQVFEQTGIGFVYTPKHFPLTNTIWDYRDQLGKRPPFATMELIWCPYAGDVQMIAGFVHPPTETMFQVALGLRGVTKFAFVKGLEGSCDLPRDRTAIIGLSSTSQELERLHLVPREYGFTTKNVPLGTTEELLAEMQSVLAGKPGELMQTALWNGGFYLWRSGISPDMRSGIAKAAELLTSGAVAAKLEQLSQTVNSVSTVFQPA, from the coding sequence ATGAGCAACATATTTAGGCAATTCCTGCAAAAGGTAGGGAGTGGAAATCATACAGGCGAGAATTTAACTCGTGCTGACGCCGCCGCCGCTACTAAAATGATGTTGCTAGGTGAAGCAACACCAGCCCAAATTGGAGCATTTTTGATTGCCCACCGGATTAAGCGTCCTACCGGGGAAGAGTTAGCCGGAATGTTGGATGCCTATGATGAACTGGGGCCAAAACTGCAACCAATTGCCTCTGCACGACCTGCGATCGCTCTTGGTATCCCTTATGATGGCAGAACGCGCACTGCACCAATCAGCCACGTAACGGCTTTACTACTCGCTGCCGCAGGACAACCAGTAGTGATGCACGGTGGCGATCGCTTTCCAACTAAGTATGGCTTACCGTTGATAGAAATTTGGCAGGGGTTAGGTGTTGATTGGACTCCCTTACCATTGGCAAAAACCCAGCAGGTATTTGAGCAAACGGGAATCGGTTTTGTTTATACGCCTAAGCATTTTCCCTTAACTAACACTATTTGGGATTACCGTGACCAACTCGGTAAGCGTCCGCCCTTCGCGACAATGGAACTAATTTGGTGTCCTTATGCTGGGGATGTGCAGATGATTGCTGGGTTTGTTCATCCTCCAACAGAAACGATGTTTCAGGTAGCATTAGGGCTGCGGGGAGTAACGAAGTTTGCATTTGTCAAGGGATTAGAAGGTAGTTGCGATTTACCACGCGATCGCACCGCCATCATCGGTTTATCATCAACATCGCAGGAATTAGAAAGATTGCATTTAGTGCCGCGTGAATACGGCTTTACTACCAAAAATGTACCCCTCGGCACTACTGAAGAACTACTTGCCGAAATGCAGTCAGTTTTAGCTGGTAAACCTGGGGAATTGATGCAAACAGCCTTGTGGAATGGCGGGTTTTACCTATGGCGGAGTGGTATTTCTCCAGATATGCGATCGGGTATAGCCAAGGCAGCAGAATTATTAACCAGTGGCGCAGTAGCGGCAAAACTTGAACAACTCAGTCAGACAGTCAATTCTGTATCAACAGTATTTCAGCCAGCCTAA
- a CDS encoding LysR family transcriptional regulator — protein MRLEQLQAFLAIAQTGSFQQAARKCSVTQSTISRQIQALEADLGIELFHRTNHAKLTLGGERLLPRARKICQEWQTATEELADLIAGKQPELCIAAIHSLCSSYLPPVLQKFCHDYPDVQLRVTSLGSDRALKVLKDGLVDLAIVMNNRFLTTGREMVVEVLYDEPIEVLTAANHPLAQYEYIPWSELIRYPQVVFKDGYGMQRLIQDRFERLEAKLQAVLEVNTLDAFRGVVRQGELIALLPHSALIEAGCDPTLAVRPLASNNTILPESSSLTRRVVMVTTQDRLQIPPIKHFWELVRENIPLQFDQERSAS, from the coding sequence ATGCGACTAGAGCAGTTGCAAGCTTTTCTGGCGATCGCCCAAACCGGCAGCTTTCAACAAGCAGCGCGGAAATGTAGTGTCACTCAATCAACCATCAGTCGCCAAATTCAAGCACTAGAAGCAGATTTGGGAATAGAACTGTTTCACAGAACAAATCATGCCAAGCTAACGCTAGGAGGCGAACGCTTGCTACCCCGTGCGCGGAAAATTTGTCAAGAATGGCAGACAGCTACAGAAGAATTAGCAGATTTAATTGCCGGAAAGCAGCCAGAACTTTGCATTGCAGCAATTCATTCGCTGTGCAGTTCTTATCTACCACCAGTGTTGCAAAAATTTTGTCATGATTATCCAGACGTGCAATTGCGAGTGACATCATTAGGTAGCGATCGCGCCTTAAAAGTCCTTAAAGATGGATTGGTGGATCTGGCAATTGTGATGAATAATCGCTTTTTAACGACTGGTAGAGAAATGGTGGTAGAAGTACTTTATGATGAACCGATAGAAGTCCTAACCGCAGCCAATCATCCTCTAGCCCAATATGAATATATCCCTTGGTCGGAGTTAATTCGTTATCCGCAAGTGGTTTTTAAAGATGGCTACGGAATGCAACGTCTGATACAAGATAGATTTGAGCGACTAGAAGCCAAACTTCAGGCAGTTTTAGAGGTAAACACCCTAGATGCCTTCCGGGGAGTGGTGCGCCAAGGAGAACTAATAGCTTTGCTGCCTCACTCAGCATTAATTGAAGCAGGTTGCGACCCTACCCTTGCAGTCCGTCCCCTAGCTAGCAATAATACTATTTTGCCTGAAAGTTCTAGTTTGACACGTCGGGTAGTTATGGTAACAACTCAAGACCGTTTGCAAATTCCTCCTATCAAGCACTTTTGGGAACTAGTACGGGAAAATATACCACTACAATTTGACCAAGAGCGCTCGGCTTCTTAA
- a CDS encoding HEAT repeat domain-containing protein codes for MDNNIKQLLVQAQAAHDAADWSLLIQYLQQLILQVDSRQSDIVNNQEYLLELALATLEMGDFQQRWEIANVLTSLGNIAIEPLVEILEDEEAEEELRWYAAKTLGEFQHPDVIAPLVELLKTGEDEELKAIAATALGQMGTLAIPALSKLLIEEDTRLLAVRSLSCIRQTETITALLSVVQDSQAAVRSAAIEALSSFHDERVPPILLNALDDLAAPVRRAAVLGLGFRPDLCETFNLVTKLQSKLYDFNLEVCCAAATALSRMNSQDAAKELFQVLISPQTPIKLQIETIRALSWMETQSSLKYLQQAFNQSQSETVWLEVVTVLGQIQKSQQLTTDILLDILQSKHPSIEISSIKSAIALSLGQLGNIQAIEPLILLLADANASVRLHAIAALKNLDREAAYQKLQELVNDGALTAELRKGVAIALAEW; via the coding sequence GTGGATAATAATATCAAGCAGCTTTTGGTGCAAGCGCAGGCGGCGCATGATGCAGCTGATTGGTCATTGCTGATTCAATATCTGCAACAGTTAATTTTGCAGGTTGACTCTAGGCAATCAGATATAGTTAACAATCAAGAATATCTCCTGGAATTAGCACTGGCAACTTTAGAGATGGGAGATTTTCAGCAACGCTGGGAAATTGCTAATGTATTGACTAGTCTGGGAAATATTGCAATCGAACCACTTGTAGAAATATTAGAAGATGAAGAGGCAGAAGAAGAATTGCGGTGGTATGCAGCAAAGACTTTAGGCGAATTTCAGCACCCAGATGTCATAGCGCCTCTAGTAGAATTGTTGAAAACTGGTGAGGATGAAGAACTCAAAGCGATCGCAGCTACAGCATTGGGGCAAATGGGTACTCTGGCAATTCCCGCACTCTCTAAACTTTTAATAGAGGAAGATACAAGGCTTTTAGCAGTGCGATCGCTTTCTTGCATTCGCCAAACAGAAACCATCACAGCTTTGTTGAGTGTAGTACAAGATTCACAAGCCGCAGTCCGCAGTGCTGCAATTGAAGCCCTCAGCAGCTTTCATGACGAACGTGTACCACCAATACTGTTGAATGCATTGGATGATCTAGCCGCTCCAGTCAGACGTGCAGCAGTACTGGGTTTAGGTTTTCGTCCCGACTTATGTGAAACATTCAATTTGGTGACGAAACTGCAATCTAAGCTTTATGACTTTAATCTTGAAGTTTGTTGTGCCGCAGCAACTGCCCTTTCCAGGATGAATTCTCAGGATGCTGCTAAGGAATTATTTCAGGTGTTGATATCACCACAAACACCAATAAAGCTACAGATTGAAACCATCCGCGCTTTGAGTTGGATGGAGACACAATCGAGTTTAAAATATTTACAACAAGCATTTAATCAAAGCCAATCAGAGACAGTTTGGCTGGAAGTTGTGACAGTTTTGGGGCAAATCCAAAAGTCGCAGCAATTAACTACAGATATTTTGCTAGACATACTGCAATCAAAGCATCCAAGCATAGAAATTTCTAGCATCAAAAGTGCGATCGCTTTGTCTTTAGGACAGTTAGGCAATATACAGGCAATTGAACCCTTGATTTTGCTACTAGCAGATGCAAATGCATCAGTGAGACTCCATGCGATCGCTGCATTGAAAAATCTGGACAGGGAAGCCGCTTATCAAAAATTGCAGGAATTAGTAAATGATGGCGCACTCACAGCAGAGTTGCGAAAAGGAGTAGCGATCGCGCTGGCGGAGTGGTAA
- a CDS encoding ubiquinol-cytochrome c reductase iron-sulfur subunit: MKRRDFINWVGLGWIATSLPVAIAACSSESTTPKTSASGDWQTVGTSAELDKAGQLLAKNSPVGPVLVVGTSKTAMTAVDPTCTHKGCTVVWQAQTKKFACPCHHSEFGIDGKVQKGPATEPLKTYAAKIERNSVVVKPV; encoded by the coding sequence ATGAAACGTCGTGATTTTATTAATTGGGTAGGTTTGGGCTGGATTGCAACTTCTCTACCTGTAGCGATCGCTGCCTGTTCTTCCGAGTCAACTACACCAAAAACTTCAGCATCTGGAGATTGGCAAACGGTTGGTACTTCGGCAGAATTAGATAAGGCTGGTCAATTACTTGCAAAGAATTCACCCGTCGGGCCTGTGTTGGTAGTTGGCACATCTAAAACCGCAATGACTGCTGTTGATCCTACTTGTACTCACAAAGGTTGTACGGTGGTATGGCAAGCACAGACAAAAAAATTCGCCTGTCCCTGTCATCATTCAGAATTTGGGATTGATGGTAAGGTACAAAAAGGCCCAGCCACAGAACCACTAAAAACTTATGCTGCCAAGATTGAAAGGAATTCAGTTGTAGTTAAGCCAGTTTAG
- a CDS encoding ferredoxin--nitrite reductase yields MTDTVTTTTTSLNKFEKFKAEKDGLAVKGEIEKFAALGWEAMDETDRDHRLKWVGVFFRPVTPGKFMMRLRLPNGILTSSQMRVLAAVVQRYGDDGNADITTRQNIQLRGIRIEDLPDIFNRFHAVGLTSVQSGMDNIRNITGDPVAGLDADELYDTRELVQQIQDMLTNKGEGNAEFSNLPRKFNIAIAGGRDNSVHAEINDLAFVPAFKEGIGDWGLGTGQEFSQSPIANPQSPIFGFNILVGGFFSAKRCEAAIPLNAWVSPEDVVAVCKAVLEVFRDNGPRANRQKSRLMWLIDEWGLEKFRLEVEKRLGKSLLPAAAKDEIDWEKRDHIGVYKQKQPGLNYAGLHIPVGRLYAEDMFEIARLAEVYGSSEIRLTVEQNIVIPNISDSRLATFLTEPLLERFSINPGLLTRSLVSCTGAQFCNFALIETKNRALTMIKALEAELILTQPVRIHWTGCPNSCGQPQVADIGLMGTKTRKNGKTVEAVDIYMGGKVGKDAHLGTCVTKGIPCEDLQSVMRELLIEQFGARLREAVTV; encoded by the coding sequence ATGACAGACACTGTAACTACTACTACAACTAGCCTCAACAAATTTGAGAAATTCAAAGCAGAAAAAGACGGACTCGCCGTCAAGGGTGAGATAGAGAAATTTGCTGCCCTCGGCTGGGAGGCAATGGACGAAACAGACCGTGATCATCGACTAAAGTGGGTGGGTGTATTTTTTCGCCCAGTTACTCCAGGTAAGTTTATGATGCGCCTGCGGTTGCCTAATGGTATTCTGACGAGCAGCCAAATGCGTGTTTTAGCGGCAGTAGTGCAGCGATACGGAGATGACGGCAACGCTGATATTACTACAAGGCAGAATATTCAACTGCGGGGTATCAGAATTGAAGACTTACCAGATATTTTTAATAGATTTCACGCAGTTGGATTAACCAGCGTCCAGTCAGGGATGGACAATATCCGCAATATCACAGGTGATCCTGTGGCGGGGTTGGATGCAGATGAACTGTATGATACGCGTGAGTTGGTGCAGCAAATTCAAGATATGCTCACCAACAAAGGCGAAGGAAACGCAGAGTTTAGCAACCTACCACGTAAGTTTAATATTGCGATCGCTGGTGGACGAGACAATTCAGTTCACGCGGAAATCAATGATTTAGCTTTTGTTCCAGCCTTTAAAGAAGGGATTGGTGACTGGGGACTGGGTACTGGGCAAGAATTTTCCCAATCCCCAATCGCTAATCCCCAGTCACCAATATTCGGCTTCAACATCCTCGTGGGTGGCTTTTTCTCTGCTAAACGTTGTGAAGCGGCGATTCCTCTGAATGCTTGGGTGTCTCCAGAAGATGTGGTGGCTGTATGTAAAGCTGTTTTGGAAGTCTTTCGGGATAATGGCCCACGCGCTAATCGGCAAAAATCCCGTTTGATGTGGCTAATTGATGAATGGGGTTTAGAAAAGTTTCGCTTGGAAGTGGAGAAACGTCTGGGTAAATCATTGCTACCCGCAGCAGCCAAAGATGAAATTGATTGGGAAAAACGCGACCACATCGGGGTATACAAACAAAAACAACCAGGATTAAACTACGCAGGCTTGCACATTCCTGTTGGTCGGCTGTATGCCGAAGATATGTTTGAAATCGCCCGTCTGGCAGAAGTTTACGGCAGTAGCGAAATCCGTTTGACCGTTGAGCAAAATATAGTGATCCCCAATATTTCTGACTCGCGATTAGCAACATTTTTAACAGAACCACTGCTAGAAAGGTTTTCAATTAATCCTGGTTTATTGACGCGATCGCTAGTTTCTTGCACAGGCGCACAATTTTGCAACTTCGCCCTGATTGAAACCAAAAACCGCGCTCTGACAATGATCAAAGCATTAGAAGCAGAGTTAATACTCACTCAACCAGTGCGAATTCACTGGACAGGTTGCCCTAACTCTTGTGGACAGCCGCAAGTTGCAGATATCGGCTTAATGGGTACTAAAACTCGTAAAAATGGCAAAACCGTAGAAGCGGTTGACATCTATATGGGTGGCAAAGTTGGCAAAGATGCTCATCTAGGGACTTGTGTCACTAAAGGCATACCATGCGAAGACTTGCAGTCAGTCATGCGAGAACTATTGATTGAACAATTTGGCGCACGTTTGCGAGAAGCAGTAACAGTCTGA
- a CDS encoding NarK family nitrate/nitrite MFS transporter: MLKGLFSFTGRYNILHRTWFAFFLTFVCWFNFAPFATTIGKQLHLAPEQIKTLAICNLALTIPARIIIGMLLDRFGPRITYSMLLIFAAVPCLATALAQDFNQLVVSRLLMGIVGSGFVVGIRMVSEWFPPKEMGIAQGIYGGWGNFGAFGAEFGLPIIAVSTSFLAGGASNWRLAIAFTGIIAAIYGIIYYNSVQDTPTGKTYKKPKKNGSLEVTSVKSFWAMIISNFGLIFALGLLAWRLEQKNIHFLTLSQMYLVWVLLAALFAYQTYKAWQVNRELLIGKRTYPASERFQFGQIALLEFTYVTNFGSELAVVSMLPAFFEKTFSLEHVVAAMIAATYPFLNLISRPSGGLISDKFGSRKWTMTAISVGIGVSYLVAHFINSSWPIPLAIAVTMIAAYFAQAGCGATYGIVPLIKKEATGQIAGNVGAYGNFGGVVYLTIFSLTDARTLFSTMGLGAIICAFMCAFFLKEPKGSFAGAYEGELAESAAIKSKLLVEE; encoded by the coding sequence ATGCTAAAAGGATTATTTTCATTTACTGGACGCTACAACATCTTACATAGGACTTGGTTTGCTTTTTTTCTCACCTTTGTCTGCTGGTTTAATTTCGCTCCTTTTGCAACAACGATTGGCAAGCAGCTACACTTAGCGCCTGAACAAATTAAAACTTTGGCTATCTGTAACCTTGCTCTGACGATTCCAGCGCGGATCATCATTGGGATGCTTTTGGATCGTTTTGGCCCCAGAATAACTTACTCGATGCTGCTGATTTTTGCTGCTGTTCCCTGTTTAGCTACGGCGCTGGCGCAAGATTTTAACCAACTAGTAGTCAGTCGCTTGCTGATGGGAATTGTGGGATCTGGATTTGTGGTTGGTATCCGCATGGTGTCGGAATGGTTCCCTCCCAAGGAGATGGGAATTGCTCAAGGTATTTATGGCGGTTGGGGAAATTTTGGTGCTTTTGGGGCAGAGTTTGGTTTACCGATAATTGCAGTTTCTACTAGCTTTTTGGCTGGTGGTGCTTCTAACTGGCGTTTAGCGATCGCTTTCACAGGAATCATTGCTGCTATTTACGGCATTATCTATTACAACAGCGTCCAAGATACACCTACTGGTAAAACCTACAAAAAACCTAAGAAAAATGGTTCTTTGGAAGTGACAAGTGTCAAAAGCTTTTGGGCAATGATTATCTCCAATTTTGGTTTAATTTTCGCCCTGGGTTTATTAGCTTGGCGTTTGGAACAAAAAAATATTCACTTTTTAACTCTCAGTCAAATGTATCTGGTTTGGGTGCTATTAGCAGCATTATTTGCTTACCAAACTTACAAAGCTTGGCAGGTAAACCGTGAACTTTTAATTGGTAAGAGAACTTATCCTGCCTCAGAACGCTTTCAGTTTGGTCAAATAGCTTTACTCGAATTCACCTATGTTACAAATTTTGGCAGCGAGTTAGCAGTCGTTTCGATGCTGCCTGCCTTTTTTGAAAAAACCTTTAGTTTAGAACACGTGGTTGCTGCAATGATTGCCGCTACCTATCCCTTCCTTAACTTAATTTCTCGTCCTAGTGGTGGCTTAATTTCTGATAAGTTTGGCTCTCGCAAATGGACAATGACTGCTATTAGTGTTGGCATCGGTGTTAGCTATTTGGTAGCACATTTTATTAATAGTAGCTGGCCGATTCCTTTAGCGATCGCAGTCACTATGATTGCAGCCTACTTTGCTCAAGCTGGCTGTGGTGCAACTTACGGTATAGTACCCCTAATTAAAAAGGAAGCCACTGGACAAATTGCTGGAAATGTTGGAGCTTACGGTAATTTTGGTGGCGTAGTTTATCTGACAATTTTCAGTTTAACTGATGCACGCACACTATTTAGTACGATGGGTTTAGGTGCTATCATCTGTGCTTTTATGTGTGCCTTCTTCCTCAAAGAACCAAAAGGTTCTTTTGCTGGCGCATATGAGGGTGAATTAGCAGAATCGGCGGCTATAAAATCTAAGTTGCTGGTGGAAGAATAA